GAACTATATCGTAAAGAGAATCGAAAAGGATCGAAAATTCAAATATGATAATAagacaaagagaaaaattctaGAAAATACTGCTAGAGCTTTTATCTTTGAAAATTACATGGCCGCCAAATTTGCGACAACCAAACGCTTTGGAATAGATGGATGCGAAACGCTTATTACGGGTATGAAGGCACTGATCTCAAGAGCAGCTATGGTACACATTGATAGTGTACTTATGAGTATGTCTCACCGAGGTAGACtgaatgttctttttaatgtTCTACACAAACCGTTAGAACATATGATGTCAGAATTTCGAGGAAAAACAGGATTTACGGATAACATATGGGGGAATACAGGAGATGTGAAATACCACTTGGGGGTGGAGATTGATCACTTCGATGAAGAATCCAATCGATATATCCATATGGGTATTGTCGATAATTCATCACATCTAGAATCTGTGGATCCTATTCTTATGGGGCAAGCCAGAGCACAACAATACTACTGCaatgataaggaaaaagaaaaggttctCCCGATTACCATTCATGGAGATGCCTCTATAGCAGGACAAGGTATTGCATACGAAACATTACAAATGTCGAAGTTACCAAGCTACACCGTAGGAGGGACCATACACATTGTGGTGAACAACCAAATTGGGTTCACGACATATCCAGTAGATGCAAGATCGGGAAAGTACTGTACAGACATCGCTAAATGTATAGATATTCCAATTATCCATGTGAATGCAGATGACCCGGAGGCAGTAACATACGTTTTCGAATTGGCACTAGACATAAGGAACAGGTTCCATATTGATACCATTATTGACATTGTGGGATATAGACGATTTGGACATAACGAATTAGACATGCCTAAATTCACCAATCCTCTGCTCTACGATATTATTACAAGACATGAATCCGTTTTGGATCTATACAGTAAGAAGCTAATCCGTGAAGGAGTAATAAGTTTGGAGGAAtttgagaagaacaaaacggATATATACAATCTGTATGAAGAAGTGTATGAAAATTCAAAATCGTTTGTGCCAACCCCGAAGGAGAAGTATCTGCCACAGTGGGAACACATGGTAACTCCTcaaaaattttctccttcaagaAAAAcaggagtggaaaaaaaagttctgcTGGATCTGGGAAAACAAATATTTACCATACGGGAGAATTTCCATGCTCATCCCATTATCACCAAGTTATTCAAGGGACGGATAGATAGTTTGaacacaggaaaaaatatcgacTTTGGGACTGCGGAACTGTTGGCGTATGCAACATTATTATCGGATGGATTTCATGCTAGACTCTCCGGACAGGATTCACAGAGAGGCACATTTTCACATCGACATGCTGTACTCCATGATCAGGTTACGTATGAAtcatataatatttttgatTCGCTGAAAACACCACACACTATAGAAGTGAATAATTCGTTGCTCTCCGAATATGCAGCCTTAGGGTTCGAAATAGGATATAGTTATGAACACCCAGATGCACTGGTCGTATGGGAAGCCCAGTTTGGTGATTTTGCCAACGGGGCTCAAGTGATGATAGATAATTATATTGCTTCGggagaaacaaaatggaataagCAATCAGGTATAGTAATGTTCTTACCTCATGGGTATGATGGGCAAGGTCCTGAACATTCTTCTGCTCGAATCGAACGTTTTTTACAACTCTGTGATGACCGGGAAGATATCGCTACGTATTCAGTGGAGAAAGACAAAACCATAATACAGCAACATAACATGCAGGTTATTAACTGTACCAAGCCATCCAACTTGTTTCACGCATTAAGGCGACAAATGCACAGATCCTTCAGAAAACCGCTCATTGCATTAACTCCCaagaaaatgttaaaaatgagAATGGCATTCGATACCAtagaaaatttcctttcaTCTACAGAGTTCCTTCCTTACTTACCTGAACAGCAAGGACACAAGTTGAACTCCAAGGATGAAATCAAACGGATTATCCTCTGTTCTGGACAAGTGTATTACGATCTTCTAAATTATAGAGAAGCCAATGAGATAAAGAATATTGCCATTGCAACTATTGAGCAGTTATCTCCTTTTCCGTTTAAACAATTCATGCAGGATTTACAAACCTACCCCAACTTGAGAGATGTAATTTGGGTTCAGGAAGAACACATGAATATGGGCCCCTGGTTCTACGTTTCTCGACGTATCGAAGCATCCATTCAACAACTTAAAAGGGATAACCCAAATTGGGATATCACTATCCCCCAAGTTTTCTACTCAGGCAGAGATGTGTACGCTGCACAATCAGCCGGAGACCTCAACCTCCACCTCTACCAATTGGAGGAGTTTTTGCTCGACGCGTTCAACTTATCGAAGACTCATCACATGCACGCGCACAAGTACGCCCCGGTGGCGCAATGAGTTATGCTAAAGGGCGAGTGAAGCGTAGAAATGCAGCGTTCGAAACCATGTGCCTGTACATAGAACGTCGTTGCGGTGCACCTCCCCGCCTAAGTGCGTATTGACGAGGCATCCCAATTAGGGCAAGCACCCCCAGCGCCTGCGCACTTACTACTATTATTACTACTATTATTACTACTATTATTACTACTATTATTACTACTATTATTACTACTATTATTACTACtattaatattattatatatatatttttttttttctacacttTGAACACCTGTGGATAACTGCACAGTCGGgatccttcatttttgttgaaaTGGTTTCCGTGTTGTTCTCCTCCTCTATGCACAGTGAAGGAGTACGAATTGGGATGGATATTTAGGGTGGACCTGCTAGTTAATCGTTCGTGTTGTTAGATGGGTTCACTTTGTGGGGATCTACTCCCAGATGGATATAAACACATGTAACGTAAAATGTGTTGTTTACGTTGATGAATTTGATGGGCAGGTAGTTGTTCCCCGGAATGGATGCATTTAAGGAGAGTTCCTCTTTGGAGAATCTCTAAACCGTGGTGGGGGTATAAGTCTACCCATATTGGAAGGCACTTGAGGGCGGAGTTTCCCTTCCCGTACGGATGGGCCACCTTTTTCAGACATGCAAAATGTTTTTCGTTTAGggattacaaaaaaagaagagaagtgCGAAGGGCACCGATGGAGGGGAAGTGAGGGAGAAAGGAATATAGTACCTGTTCAGGTTCTACGTGTCTCCTCCTCCGTTGGGCTGAAGAGCCCCTTTTTGTGGAAATACTTAAGCATGAATTTGGTGTAAAAGTCGGTGGGCAATCCCCTACCGTGTGTGTGTTCGCGACGAGGATTATCCTGCAGCGTACAACACAGAAATACAAGCTTAAAGGATTGGGAAAAGGATTTCACGCGGTCATTATATAAAGCTTTGAGTCGATCTGCATAGGAGTTGTAACCCCATTCACAAAAGTACAGTCGAACCTTTTGGCTGAATCGACTATCATTGCACATGGCATTCAGGTCTTCGTACTTGTGGTCTATTATATGGATGGTTTCATCACCTCGATGGTATTTTTCAATAACGAAATTAATTAAGTTGCACTTCTCCTTCAGCATGTCGAGGTAGTACCTGTGGTTAATGAAATTataatcccttttttttttcttctcctgaTACTTCAGATATTCCAGGTCTACGTTGTATGGATCATACAGGTAATCATCCTGAGTATCTCCTTGTCGTTCCCCCTTTTTGGGAGATTCTCTTTTTGCAAAGTATGGAGACTTGAAGAGTTTTTTCAGGTTGTTCATCACCGAATTGGAATCCCCATCAGGTGGGCAGTCTTCCTCCTTCCGAAGGTAATCTTTCCCAAAAATACGCAGTAAGTGGGAGTTCTCCTTATTAGCAATGTTCACGCCAAAGAGTTTGAGGGTGTACTCAATATAATCTCCATCCTCCATCGTAGAAACCACATATATGGGTTTCTtaaatacatttatattaTGGTTGATCAAGTCAACTgcacaaaaattaaatgtcATGTGGTTCTGTCTCTCCTCTTCACTCAACATTTCACATGGGTAACGATACTGCATCAGGTTTATATACGCATCTTTATCATGCTTACTGAGTAATTTCCTCGTTCGTTCAAATTCTGTTCGAACCCATTTAGGATCTACTTTATATCGTTGATACAATTCgaggttcattttttttttgtagaaatTGTTAAAATCGTTGTGAAAACTCGGAAACACATTAGCAAAGTTTTCAATCTTCTTATATTTCCTGATGATAGATGGATTGAAAGTTCCTTTTGTGAGTTCCTTTACAAGGTTGTAAATGTGTAGTGGGGTTGGTTGGTTAATGTTGGACGGGGTTAGACTTCCCTTTGTGGATACTACAGCTGAGGGTTGCTTGAAATTTTGTTCGTGGTAATAGGCGCTCAGTTTTTCCAAGTTGGTCTGCATTACGTTCTTCTCTCTACAAATGCGCAACATCTCGTTGATATCATAACTGTACTTGGTGCATATAGCATCGATTTCGTCAAACACATACTTAATTCCAATGACAAGATCTTCTGTggtttttataaatttgtaCAAATAGAGAAATCTGGAGTAAAGGAACTTTGGAATGAGTTTCAACAGAATGAACGGGTCGTCGCTCTGGGGGGGTACAATGTTTTCATCTCCTTCGGCGAAAAGATACTTTCTCGACTGGATAAAATTGTACAAAGGTAAACCGTCAATGGGCTTCCCGTTCAAGAGCAAGGTGGGGTAACCCTTTGAGACGCCTCCCCTACCATTTCTCTGAAATAAACGaagaaaagttaaaaatgccACAACGATTTGTTCCTgcttattcatatttatcaCCCCatcgaaattaaaaataaacatatcaTCTGGGTAGTAGTTTAGCACGTACGGAAGCTCGTAGTTTGTGTCTCTGTATATAAGGGGGTTATCTAAATGtgtgcctttttcttctccttttttcaactttatataatccttttccttttctatatgCACGTTGGCTAGCTTCTCACTAAATGTAGGTATCCTCTTTACATCTTTTACCTCTATGTCTTTCAAAAGGTTGTAAATACAAATTCCATCATCGTACGCAGAGGTCGTATCGTTTGTATTCCTAAATACGTTAACATTAAGGTTGGAGTTTATTTTAACTTCTTGCGCTTCGAATTTGTTAATCCTgaggttttccttctttgtgtCCGCTTCCTTTGGATCCCCATCAATTATATCTCCCATATGATTAGCTTCATCACCTACTCCCCTCACCCTCCCTGTCCTGGAAACACATCTCCTTCCTTGCCCCGGGAAGATAGAATTCCTGAGGAAAAAGCTGCCTTGCCTGCTGCCCTTCGCCCGCGTTTCGCACAGATCCAAAAGAAGCAGGACTAGAGAAAGTACTAACTTCAAGAAACACATTTGAAACAATTACAATAAGTAGAATACccctccacttttttttcggcctaattctttcttcctcaaaTGGGGACCACGAAAGGTGGTCCTACTTAAAAGtgcacccctttttttttttttttttagcttttcttcctccttgatATTTATATAAAGAGAGGAGGCTCTACCCTATGCACTCCCCCACACCCTTGGACCCCTGATTATTTGTTGTTATTCCTGTTAATCAATTGAAGGGGGAGGATCCCCACTGGGCTACTACTACACCCGCGGGTCATACTGTGCACATGTATcagcacacacatatacaccctaCAGTGTACTGGAATTAATTTCTGGTAAGGGCATTAGGAAATGCCCATCTACAAACGCAACTTCACGAAATGGCCATGCTACTCTTCCTTCgcggaaggaatgttttcccctttgggacatgcaaaaaaaaaaaaaaaaaaaaaaaaaaaaaaaaaatactattaatattaataaaaataaaaatagaaacacTACCAAGAACCTTGCCACAATGAATACCACTTAACAGTTAACTCTTCCTGGTTGCAGCGCTGTGGTGATGTAGCCTGTGCATGATAAAAATCAGTCACACTCATTTGTAAACACTTCCACCTGTTTTTGCACCACAGAAAGGGATTATAtacgcttctttttttttttttctcccccgtGAATTGTAGAGGCGAACTCAAAGCGCAGGAATGATATGAGAGCTGCACCTACACATGCAGATAGGGGCGGGGCTGTCAAAATGGAACCCCCACCCATAATTCATAATTCATAATGAGTAATGCATAATGAATCTATTCGtttaaaatggaagaagcaaGGGGAAGAGTTCAACGTGCGAGCTCGCCTTCAGTTGTATatgtcacaaaaaaaaaaaaaaaaaaaaaaaaaatgtaaatgagATAATCCCTCTGCTAGTCACTTTGGCGACAAATCCATGCTGAGGAACCCCCCCAAAAATCaccctccttcattttatcaAATGGGTCGATTTGCACAAATGGTGGGGGAATCTTTTCTCCATATAGGTGTACACCCTCTTTGTAGGTTTATCTCACCCCTGGGTGATGGAATAAACGGCATAGAGGAACCAGTAGgccttcaaaaaaatttcattttcacacttatattttattagaaaaaaaaggtagtgtattttgaagaagaataaaaaagacacAAAGTACtgattatatatatttgccaaatgcacattttttttttggcaataAAATATACCATTGAGTTGATTAAACAAGTGGTTGTTCTCATTGGAAGGACCATTTTTGCATACtttctttaaattatttatcgTAATTCCTACACTATATTTTATGTTGTTCATGAAAATGCAGCCTACACATGTTAACATCTTTAtgatattattttcatccaggtaaattctcttttttattttttttttcattttttttaaaaagagaaagctTCCATCGCTGCTTATGTTCATTGAATCGATTGGTACATCATCCCCCTTCTGTTTTCCTCCTGTTTCATTCATCCAGGATGAAGCGTAACTTTTGGCGTTGACACTTCCCCGcgtcatcatcatttggGAAAAGATCGAATCgtccattctttttttaataagcCTTTTCTCCGTGGCACTCTTTTTTACCCTTTCGACGAGTACACACTTTTTatgttccttctcctttctcgTCATCTCCTTTTCATTGACCCCCAAGTGGATCATAGTGCTCTTTCGCTTGTCCTTTGAAAAATACAGACTATAGCTACTGTCGTCGCTGCGATTGCTCACATGGATGCTATCGCTCTGATTGTGTCTACTGCGGGAGTCACCCCTTCCCGTTTCTGTCTTTCCGTCTCCGAGAATCTGTTTTGAAAACAACTCATGCTTCTTCAGTTCGTCGAAGTAGAAAAGGTATGCTTCCACCGAGTTGTTATAATTGGCTTGATTAAATTTGTGCATAGCAGATTCGTTGTATTGCCTATTCAACATGTAATGGTACCTACAAATGGAATCGCAAAAATAAGTTCGGTTCAGTCGCCTCCTCTTGTCattcacaaaattgaaaTTCACACTGCAGAGGGAAATGCACAAGTCTagaaaagaatttaaaataatatcAAATGTGTTCATCAGGAGGGTAGTTTtatttccatattttctGCACGCGGAGGAGAAGCTACAATggagatttttttctttcttcttttttttattaaaaaattttttcttccttaagaTCATTTCGCTGAGTTGTTTTATCCTTTCAAGTTCGCTTCCTTCTTCGGTATTCTTAATTGTTGTACGGAAATCTCTTTCTTGACTGTGTGACCTCACCATGCGTATACTCGATCCCTTTCTCAAAATCTTCATCCGATTATGTGGCGTGAAGGGCGGAATAACTTCCTCCGTTGTATCGGTTGGATCGCCTTGCATGCCTAACAGGATGATAGTTATGGATTACAAGTAGGGATATGTTCATATGTACGTGGAAATGTGCGTATGATTATACATATGGGAGAGAGGCACATTTCCACTCACTCTGTTGCTACTGTTTATTGTACTCACCTGACAGGTGGCCACGGAGAAGACGCGTCAATCGAGAACCGACACACCTATCACTATACTTAAACACCAACTTGATTGAGTAAGAAAGGAGCACATTCAAGTAGGTGCAAGAGAAATAAACATTGTGAATATGCATGAATAGATAAAAAGTAtttaatacaaaaaatataaactcATTTATGTTGAACCCATTGTCTAGGTAGAATTCCTTCGAATAATTGTACATAGAGAGGTTATCACTGGAGTCACTGTTTTCGTAGGAGTTACAATCCGATTCAATGAAGTTTTCATTCTTATTTTGCGCAAAGGTAAAAGGTATATTGGAgacttttcttttattctttttatttagtAGTGGACAACCACCTTGTGATTGcatgtaaataaaattttccttttttttttcttcttgatattttttttttttttttttattttccttttgtttttttatatattcagCTAGCTCCTTCGAATTTAACAGAGTCTCAATTTggttgttaaaaattttgtacgTGTATAATCtgtttcttttaatttttttttttatataatcaTTATGTATTAGCGTGGTGTCTTTGTGCAGACTTTGCATGTGCAGGTGCTTGCCTGGATTATTCATCTGCTGCTCACCCCAATGTGCCTCATCTTCTCTCCTGTGCTTCATCGATGCGCTACTGCACTTGTCCACTTGCAAAAGGTGATAATCTCCCTGGGTAGACTTCTTCATGTCTATCCTGTTCatataaaaggagaaaaattgcTCGCTGCAGATAATACTTATGCTTTTTATAAAGTCCCGCAATCCTCGCGCGTTTTGCAAGCTATCATCAGTTTTCAGTTCGTTCCGATAAAATAAGTGTATTCGATTGAATTGTaggttcctttttaaaacatcTTGAAGTTCTTTCTCTGGATCGTACATGGGGGTATGTTCCCTTGACATTACAGGGACGCTTTGGATTGAAACTATTTCATCCACGTGGCCCGCCTGGTGTGATGGCCCTGAGTATTTTGTCTTCTCCCGTCCTTCCTTGGATCTCCCTTTCGTAATGATTTCCCCGAAGGCGCGGTTCTGCTGATTGGTGTGGTTCCACTGGTTCACGCGCATCTGCTCATGCCTGTGTGTGCTTCCATCTGACTTGTTTTCGCTATTGCGCTTCTTCCCGTTGGAACTCCTCTCATGCTCATCCACGATCTCATAGTTCAGATTCTCAAAGTCGCTCCTTATTTCGAATGCGTGCAACAAGCTTATGTTCCTTCTAAACACATCGGAATAATTCCTGCTGGTATCCCCTCCGCTTTTCAGCGTGTCCAACTTTTCGTGTATGTCCAGGCGGTTAATGTGCTCCCACAACTTGTCATTCGGTTCGTCCCAAACAAAGTGGGCATCCTTTCGCTGATCACTCCACTCTCCATCACTTTGATCGTTGCTTTCGTGCCGCCTCCCCTTTGCACAGACTCCCTTTTGCACATCCCCTTTAGGAAGATATCTGTTGTTTATCGAGCCAGTGCTCTGCACCCTATCGTGGGCCTCTCCTATAAAGGAAACCTGACTGTACCCACTTTCCCTCGTTGTGCCGTTACAGTAAAATTTAAAGGAATGAATGGAGcgctcctttatttttttggctaTGTACATGAGGTAGGGGCTGATGCAGGATTCATCCCTCCGCGTTGTTAACACCCTAGTGAGGTACACGTGGAAAAGGGTAGGCAAAatggagagggaaaaatacaacagGATGTACAGGTGCTCATAATTTAACTTGTTAAACATTGAAAACATGTTTTTTAacttataaaaattattgatATTGAAGTTTGCATTGGATGAATGTGCCATTTCTGGGTGGCATGagtgtttctttttcttctccccatGGTCGAAGTTACAATTGTACTTGCAATGGAAGTCAACTTGGTTGTCTTCTTCCATATCGCCAGAAGCGCTCGAACGGAATTTACTTAAAATTTCACTTGAAGGGGTGATTTTCTCCGCCTTAATTGTGTTTCCATCGCACTCGCCCCCCCCATGTGTATCGTTAGCTCCTCTCTCTTTTACCACCTTCGTAAAGGTTGACACGTTGCGCTCACTAATAAGCTTCTCCTCTGTGTCTTTAAAGGTGTTACCACTTTCTCTCACATCAAATCTGCAGCGATTTGTCTtcctgctcctttttttcatttcacattctttctttcttccaccgTTGCGTTCATAATTTGCAAAATCGCTATTTTCATTCGGGTAGGTGaacaaaaatttgttttcttcttccatccaAGTGGTCGAATCTACGTGTTGTGTGAAGTAAGTGGGGTGGTCCTATATGAGTGCAAAATTGGACATGTGTGTGCAGTGACTATTTTGATAAGCCAGTTAGCCATattccagttttttttttttttttttttttttttttttttttttttttaccgtgttgttcatattttgcCTGACTGTTCAGGTagtttttatcatttttccgAAGAAAGGTGCACCCCCATGGAGGTGCCCGCAGGCCCGCTTCACACACATCCTTGTTGTCATAAATTTCCTTTAGACTACAATACAGATCGTTGAAATAGTGACAATTGTTGAAGTAGAAGTAGTACTCAACGAGAGTTAAAAAGTGCTTGTAAATTAGTAGCAAAAATGGATCGTCCTTGTCTCCACTTGtgaatgtgcatatgtagAGGAAGTGATTAAACAGATCGCTGTTAATTATTAATGTGTAGAGAAATTCAATGTATATGTCCGTTTCGTGGCTGCACAAGTATAGTAGTTCGTGCACGAGCTCTTCATAGTTCGTGAAAACGTGGAAAAAGCTACATCCTGCTTGGCTTTGTTCGTTGTATTTCATGCGCCACactgtgtaattttttttcccccgtcTTCCTTTTACATCTCCATCTGTCTCGCTATGACCACTCCTACTTAAGCTGCTTTTTCGTATATACCCCCTCCCAGTGTAGCTTCCACTTTTCCCCTGCACCTCgcacttcctcttcttcaaaaatgtCACATATTTCTTCCTGTAGTGTGATAAGCTTTTGGCCAAGAAAATAACCTTCTCTACGAGTTCGTTCACTTTCTCACTGTACACAAAACTGACTCTTACGTTTGAATA
This DNA window, taken from Plasmodium knowlesi strain H genome assembly, chromosome: 13, encodes the following:
- a CDS encoding 2-oxoglutarate dehydrogenase E1 component, putative, encoding MRKIFHSNKLIKENGDMLRRRFHVGGYSNSDNFNPSMASYIEGAYRIWRQDRNSLHKSWDHYFAEMSEEAGPLGITSPRVLMTKDEAERDIRSRMGGTEFPKQRSNNIRITYVNNEMLDKGRMGNIYDIARIVQLIRWYQKKGHLYANINPLPLPNTPPYSSVVNETDKKKMTYSDFGFTKDDLDAEFSFDLPSITGFSSDKKETSTLRSLIDRLEETYCGTIGFEYMHITDENIVNYIVKRIEKDRKFKYDNKTKRKILENTARAFIFENYMAAKFATTKRFGIDGCETLITGMKALISRAAMVHIDSVLMSMSHRGRLNVLFNVLHKPLEHMMSEFRGKTGFTDNIWGNTGDVKYHLGVEIDHFDEESNRYIHMGIVDNSSHLESVDPILMGQARAQQYYCNDKEKEKVLPITIHGDASIAGQGIAYETLQMSKLPSYTVGGTIHIVVNNQIGFTTYPVDARSGKYCTDIAKCIDIPIIHVNADDPEAVTYVFELALDIRNRFHIDTIIDIVGYRRFGHNELDMPKFTNPLLYDIITRHESVLDLYSKKLIREGVISLEEFEKNKTDIYNLYEEVYENSKSFVPTPKEKYLPQWEHMVTPQKFSPSRKTGVEKKVLLDLGKQIFTIRENFHAHPIITKLFKGRIDSLNTGKNIDFGTAELLAYATLLSDGFHARLSGQDSQRGTFSHRHAVLHDQVTYESYNIFDSLKTPHTIEVNNSLLSEYAALGFEIGYSYEHPDALVVWEAQFGDFANGAQVMIDNYIASGETKWNKQSGIVMFLPHGYDGQGPEHSSARIERFLQLCDDREDIATYSVEKDKTIIQQHNMQVINCTKPSNLFHALRRQMHRSFRKPLIALTPKKMLKMRMAFDTIENFLSSTEFLPYLPEQQGHKLNSKDEIKRIILCSGQVYYDLLNYREANEIKNIAIATIEQLSPFPFKQFMQDLQTYPNLRDVIWVQEEHMNMGPWFYVSRRIEASIQQLKRDNPNWDITIPQVFYSGRDVYAAQSAGDLNLHLYQLEEFLLDAFNLSKTHHMHAHKYAPVAQ